TATTTCGTCGTAGGTAAAAAATAGGGGAATAGCATTGGCCTAACCAATAAGGATTGCACTAAATGGGGTCGGACCAAGGTAACTATTTGATTTTGCAGGATAACAAGGGAATAATCATGCTTATTTTTGCCTTAGAACCTCAATTTCACTGCCGAAAATAGGGCTTTAAGGAAAAGTAAAATGCCCCGGAGAAGGACGTGGCTTAAAGAATTACGTAGGATGTTAGAAGAGGGGTTTATAAGTAAGGGCGTGTTGCTGAAGGTAATTTCGTCGGGGACAATAATATTTTCTTTCCAAGACACAGGTCTAATTTCAAAAATTTAAATAATCCAGAATACCTTTATTTCCCCTTCCACCTGCTTAAAATCTTCATCCCCTGTAACTAATTCGGCCCGACGAAGTTTCGCCAGGGCAGCGGCGAAGCAATCGGCGTAGGACATTTTTTTACTGGCTTTTAGTTTGGCAGCCTCTTTGGTCAGTTCTAAATCTGCAGGGATAATCTGAATGGGAAGGGTTGTGATAAGATGGGCCACTTCTTCCGCACGCTCATGCCCCGCTTCTCTTAGGGTAATGTAATAAACCTCCCCCCAATTTATCACCGGCAGAAGAAGGGGCCGTGCGGAGTCTCTCGCTGACCGAAAGATCTCAACCATTCTGTCCGCCCCCTCTTCGCCCTCAAAATAGGCAATAAGGCTATAAGAGTCCAGAACTCGAACCGCCGCCTTCACAGCGCCCGTTCCTTTGCTTTTTCTTCTTTCAAGGCCTTAAGTAGCTTCCCCTTCGTGCCCGTTATTCCCACCATGGACCGAATATATTCATCCGTAATGGGTTTGATTATGATTTCTCCGTTCCGTTCGTAAAGGTAGACCTGGGTTCCTTTCTTAATCCCAAATTTCCGCCGCAGTTTAGAGGGAATAACAACTTGACCTTTTACAGTCACTACAGTCTTATCCATGAAATCTCCTTTAATTCTGTTGCATGATTCTATTTTTTATAAATATACCAAATATTAAAAAGTTAGTCAATAAATAAGTTGTATTACATTTTTCTATTTGTTTCCTAAAAATAAAAGAGGTTACGTAATTAACAAAAATTCTTGAGCCGTTTCCGCAGACAGTTGACCTGGTCATCATGGTTGTTCCGCCAACCGATCCCTGAACCAGGTCCCTTGGGAGTGGTCTCCCAGAGCGGGAACCTGGCCACTTCGATCATCGAGCTGGGCAACTCCAATTCTCCTTGCTTCCGACATGGCGCATCTTGTGCCGGGATATGTCGAGAGCATCCGCAATCGGCGGGTAGCGGCTTATCCCTCTTTGCACCGGGTCGTGAGGGCTTACCGGGGATTAGTAGAGAGGTATGAAATGTTAAAAAGGATTCACGGGTTCAAGGGTTCGAGTGAAATAATATTTTCTCTACACTTGGCCCCTTGGACCCTCGAACCCTGTATTATTTATATTCAAAAATATCCCCTGGTTTCCAGCGAACCACGGAAACATGGGGAGCCCGGGTTTTAATCTCTTGTACAAGCTTATTCAGGTCGAGTTTCTGGTTAGGGAAGGTATCGTAATGGATGGGGACAAAATATCGGGGATGGATCAGGGAAGCTGCGTATCCAGCTTCTCGGTACCCCATATTATATTTTCCCCCTACGGGAAGGACAGCAACATCCGGGCTATAGAGATCCCGGATGATG
This Deltaproteobacteria bacterium DNA region includes the following protein-coding sequences:
- a CDS encoding type II toxin-antitoxin system VapC family toxin → MKAAVRVLDSYSLIAYFEGEEGADRMVEIFRSARDSARPLLLPVINWGEVYYITLREAGHERAEEVAHLITTLPIQIIPADLELTKEAAKLKASKKMSYADCFAAALAKLRRAELVTGDEDFKQVEGEIKVFWII
- a CDS encoding AbrB/MazE/SpoVT family DNA-binding domain-containing protein, which gives rise to MDKTVVTVKGQVVIPSKLRRKFGIKKGTQVYLYERNGEIIIKPITDEYIRSMVGITGTKGKLLKALKEEKAKERAL